The following proteins come from a genomic window of Dreissena polymorpha isolate Duluth1 chromosome 1, UMN_Dpol_1.0, whole genome shotgun sequence:
- the LOC127868557 gene encoding uncharacterized protein LOC127868557 → MEDTRSALLASLKTDLDNCNILEDELKQLSEAVLDLINKSEQELSFIAGIKCLDMIQESETYLNEICVNVQCSFLFQENTDIEKYLSKQSGLGKIFQKIVNPDQLITVKGKAEYNVKISRDSFTCFITGICCLASGQVIVADQRNKRVKLLNQQYEVIGHCEVSGTIWDLCHISCNKVAVTLGGQSHGVQLFYVNNAQLVNGGHFQLQHDVVGIAHHKGALYVTSRTALYQYTLTGILVNKLYQYEYANSVWKCALSPTGDKIHVNDYTRHKLLTLTRDGTLIYAFTDPELQLPYGVSCWTNSGLWRIIKNYYTIG, encoded by the exons ATGGAAGACACAAGGTCTGCACTACTAGCCTCCCTCAAGACTGATCTAGATAACTGTAACATACTTGAGGATGAACTAAAACAACTTAGTGAAGCTGTACTTGACCTTATTAATAAAAGTGAGCAGGAGCTCTCATTTATTGCTGGTATAAAATGTCTGGACATGATTCAGGAGTCAGAAACATATCTGAATGAAATCTGTGTTAACGTTCAATGTTCATTTCTATTCCAGGAAAACACGGACATTGAAAAATATTTGTCCAAACAGTCAGGCTTGGGAAAGATTTTTCAAAAGATTGTAAATCCAGACCAGCTGATCACTGTGAAGGGAAAGGCAGAGTATAATGTTAAAATATCACGTGATTCTTTTACATGTTTCATCACAGGCATTTGTTGTCTCGCCAGTGGTCAGGTTATTGTTGCCGATCAAAGAAATAAGAGAGTAAAGCTGCTAAACCAGCAATACGAAGTGATCGGGCACTGTGAAGTGTCAGGAACTATATGGGACTTATGCCATATATCATGCAATAAGGTGGCAGTTACCTTGGGTGGTCAGTCGCATGGTGTCCAGTTGTTTTATGTGAACAATGCACAGCTTGTGAATGGGGGGCACTTCCAGTTACAGCACGATGTTGTTGGTATTGCCCACCACAAGGGGGCATTATATGTCACCTCTCGCACTGCTCTGTATCAGTACACGCTGACCGGGATACTTGTGAACAAGTTGTACCAATATGAATATGCCAATAGCG TATGGAAGTGTGCCTTAAGTCCAACTGGTGACAAGATTCATGTGAATGACTATACCCGACACAAGCTCCTTACACTTACCAGAGATGGAACACTCATATATGCCTTCACTGACCCTGAACTCCAACTACCTTATGGCGTCTCCTGCTGGACAAATTCTGGTTTGTGGAGAATCATCAAAAACTATTATACAATTGGATAA